A genomic region of Rahnella aceris contains the following coding sequences:
- a CDS encoding acid phosphatase, with product MRKSLVALLLFTLGSTFVVQAADEAKPFITSQELDLTKYLPAPPADDSAQTKAELKELLEIQATRTPEQEKAAIADAEENVWRFADVMGPDFDAAKLPKTAALFDRIVATEDVVDDHAKKAFNRPRPYMLDEQIHPLLKKSKSGSWPSGHSTIGYLMATVLGEMVPEKRNALFTRAAGYAENRLVAGFHYRSDTVMSRTGAALIAQKMEEQPDFKTEFDAAKAELRAQLGLK from the coding sequence GTGCGTAAGTCCCTCGTTGCTCTGCTGCTTTTCACCCTCGGTTCCACTTTTGTCGTTCAGGCGGCTGACGAAGCCAAACCCTTTATCACCAGCCAGGAACTGGATCTGACGAAATATCTGCCCGCGCCACCGGCGGATGATTCGGCGCAGACCAAAGCGGAACTGAAAGAATTGCTGGAAATTCAGGCCACCCGTACGCCGGAGCAGGAAAAAGCGGCGATTGCTGATGCTGAAGAAAACGTCTGGCGTTTTGCCGATGTGATGGGGCCGGACTTTGATGCTGCGAAACTGCCGAAAACCGCTGCGCTGTTTGATCGTATTGTGGCGACCGAAGACGTGGTGGACGATCACGCCAAGAAAGCCTTTAACCGCCCGCGTCCTTATATGCTCGATGAACAAATTCATCCGCTGCTGAAAAAATCCAAATCCGGCTCATGGCCTTCCGGTCATTCTACTATCGGCTATCTGATGGCGACGGTGCTGGGCGAAATGGTGCCGGAAAAACGCAACGCGCTGTTCACCCGGGCGGCCGGTTACGCCGAAAACCGTCTGGTAGCAGGTTTCCATTACCGTTCTGATACCGTGATGAGTCGCACCGGTGCTGCACTGATCGCGCAAAAAATGGAAGAACAGCCAGATTTCAAAACCGAATTCGACGCGGCGAAAGCGGAACTTCGCGCACAGTTGGGCCTGAAATAA
- a CDS encoding AraC family transcriptional regulator: MASANWVDLSKDKDSGIETIHAHFEGHAYDPHWHDSYLVGVTQYGLQQFSCRRQKHQSLPGKVFMLEPGEIHDGDAVQPGGFTYHMLYLDPQWLSRELAARRDSLSPAGDPSFENTLAQDPQLAQATSRAFQALHGKDLRIVRQTALDGLLCALGGHLTWQPPRLQGHAPWSRLAHQAREYLHAHLHEDIGLEQLAAATGESRFVVSRAFKAEFGLPPHAYLIQLKLTRAREGLALGRTPADVAADLGFADQSHLGRWFRRAYQLTPAHYRRLCTNLPD; the protein is encoded by the coding sequence ATGGCGTCTGCAAACTGGGTCGATTTATCGAAAGATAAAGACAGCGGGATCGAGACGATCCACGCCCATTTCGAAGGCCATGCTTACGATCCCCACTGGCATGACAGTTATCTGGTCGGTGTCACTCAGTACGGTTTGCAGCAGTTCAGTTGTCGCCGCCAGAAACATCAAAGCCTGCCGGGCAAAGTCTTTATGCTCGAACCGGGCGAAATCCATGACGGCGATGCGGTGCAGCCCGGCGGTTTTACCTATCACATGCTGTATCTCGATCCGCAATGGCTGAGCCGCGAGCTGGCGGCACGGCGCGATTCCCTTTCTCCGGCCGGTGATCCGAGTTTCGAAAATACCTTAGCGCAGGATCCGCAACTGGCGCAGGCGACGTCACGGGCTTTTCAGGCGCTGCACGGCAAAGACCTGCGCATTGTCCGCCAGACCGCGCTCGACGGCTTGCTCTGTGCACTGGGCGGCCATCTCACCTGGCAGCCGCCGCGACTTCAGGGGCATGCGCCCTGGTCGCGGTTGGCGCATCAGGCGCGGGAATATCTGCATGCCCACTTGCACGAAGACATCGGCCTCGAACAACTGGCAGCGGCGACCGGCGAAAGCCGCTTTGTGGTCAGCCGTGCGTTTAAAGCTGAATTCGGATTGCCGCCGCACGCCTATCTTATTCAGCTGAAACTGACCCGCGCCCGTGAAGGGCTGGCGCTCGGGCGCACACCGGCTGACGTGGCGGCTGATTTAGGTTTTGCTGATCAGAGCCATCTCGGGCGCTGGTTCCGCCGCGCCTATCAGCTCACGCCAGCACATTACCGGCGTCTGTGCACAAATCTTCCAGATTGA
- a CDS encoding TonB-dependent siderophore receptor has product MKSRLPHYSLATLIGLGSALSLPVSAAESTTTRTTDASQNTAETQEDTSDTLVVTAAQQNLQAPGVSTITSDEIQKRPPARDINELIRTMPGVNLTGNSTSGQRGNNRQIDIRGMGPENTLILIDGKPVNSRNSVRQGWRGERDTRGDTSWVPPDMIERIEVIRGPAAARYGNGAAGGVVNIITKKDTQEWHGSWNTYLNAPQHKDEGSTKRTDFSLSGPLNDQFSFRLFGGYSKTQADAQYINEGHQSERTGTYADTVPAGREGVIDKNIDALLHWDFARMQSLEFEVSNSRQGNLYAGDTQNTNTSDLVKSMYGEETNRIYRQSYSVTYKGAWDNGVTTNNYVQYEKTRNSRMDEGLAGGTEGIFSDEDFNTIALGDILAHSEVSIPFELGVPQTATFGTEWNQQKMKDPSSNTQAMLGGAIAGTDSTNRSPYSQAEIFSLFAEDNIELTDSTMLVPGLRFDHHSIVGNNWSPSLNLSQELGDDFTLKMGIARAYKAPSLYQTNPNYVLYSKGQGCAASGGGCYLVGNKDLDAETSVNKEIGLEFHRNGYQAGVTYFRNDYRNKIESGYLPTGTSSTGTTDVYKWENVPKAVVQGLEGTLNIPVSSTVSWNNNGTYMIESKNKETGDYLSIIPEFTINSTLSWQATEDLSLQSTLTWYGRQKPKKYNYKGEAVTGSEKNEVSPYSVVGMSGTYTATKNVSVTAGIDNVFDKRQFRAGNAQTVGNATTGAYMYGAGAATYNEPGRTFYMSLNTHF; this is encoded by the coding sequence ATGAAAAGCAGGCTACCACACTATTCTCTGGCAACCTTAATCGGGCTGGGATCAGCACTTTCTTTGCCCGTCAGCGCGGCAGAAAGCACCACAACCCGCACAACAGACGCCAGCCAGAACACCGCAGAAACACAGGAAGACACCAGCGACACACTGGTTGTCACCGCCGCACAGCAAAACCTTCAGGCTCCCGGCGTTTCCACCATCACTTCTGATGAAATCCAAAAACGCCCTCCGGCACGCGACATCAACGAACTTATCCGCACCATGCCCGGCGTAAACCTGACCGGCAACTCTACCAGCGGCCAGCGCGGTAATAACCGCCAGATCGACATCCGGGGTATGGGCCCGGAAAATACCTTAATCCTGATCGACGGTAAGCCGGTGAACAGCCGCAACTCAGTGCGTCAGGGCTGGCGCGGTGAGCGTGATACCCGCGGCGACACAAGCTGGGTTCCGCCCGATATGATCGAGCGCATCGAAGTGATCCGCGGCCCGGCGGCGGCGCGTTACGGTAACGGCGCGGCGGGTGGCGTGGTGAACATCATCACTAAAAAAGACACTCAGGAGTGGCACGGTTCCTGGAATACCTATCTGAACGCACCACAACATAAGGACGAAGGCTCGACCAAACGTACCGATTTCAGCCTCTCCGGCCCGCTCAACGATCAGTTCAGTTTCCGCCTGTTCGGTGGCTACAGCAAAACGCAGGCTGACGCGCAATATATCAACGAGGGTCATCAGTCTGAGCGTACCGGCACCTATGCCGACACCGTTCCGGCAGGTCGCGAAGGCGTGATCGATAAGAATATCGACGCCCTGTTGCACTGGGATTTTGCCCGTATGCAGTCGCTGGAATTTGAAGTGTCCAACAGCCGTCAGGGCAACCTGTACGCAGGCGACACGCAGAACACCAACACCAGTGATTTGGTGAAAAGCATGTACGGTGAAGAGACTAACCGCATTTACCGCCAGTCCTACTCGGTGACCTACAAAGGCGCGTGGGATAACGGTGTGACCACCAACAACTACGTGCAGTACGAAAAAACCCGTAACTCGCGCATGGATGAAGGGCTGGCGGGCGGTACCGAAGGCATCTTCTCTGACGAAGACTTCAACACCATCGCACTGGGCGACATTCTGGCGCACAGCGAAGTCAGTATTCCGTTTGAACTGGGCGTGCCGCAAACCGCGACGTTCGGCACGGAATGGAACCAGCAGAAGATGAAAGATCCGTCTTCCAACACGCAGGCTATGCTCGGCGGCGCGATTGCCGGTACCGACAGCACCAACCGCAGCCCCTATTCTCAGGCAGAGATTTTCTCGCTGTTTGCCGAAGATAATATTGAGCTGACCGACAGCACCATGCTGGTGCCGGGTCTGCGTTTCGACCATCACTCCATTGTCGGCAATAACTGGAGCCCGTCGCTGAACCTGTCTCAGGAACTGGGCGACGATTTCACCCTGAAAATGGGTATCGCCCGCGCCTATAAAGCGCCGAGCCTGTATCAGACCAACCCGAACTACGTGCTGTACAGTAAAGGCCAGGGTTGTGCGGCCAGCGGCGGCGGTTGTTATCTGGTGGGGAATAAAGATCTGGATGCGGAAACCAGCGTTAACAAAGAGATCGGACTGGAATTCCACCGCAACGGTTATCAGGCGGGCGTGACCTATTTCCGCAACGATTATCGCAACAAAATCGAATCCGGTTATCTGCCAACCGGCACGTCCTCCACCGGCACAACTGATGTATATAAATGGGAAAACGTGCCGAAAGCCGTGGTTCAGGGGCTGGAGGGCACGCTGAATATTCCGGTCAGCAGCACCGTTTCCTGGAATAACAACGGCACGTACATGATTGAAAGTAAAAACAAAGAGACCGGCGATTATCTGTCGATCATCCCGGAATTTACCATCAACTCCACGCTGAGCTGGCAGGCGACGGAAGATCTCTCTCTGCAATCTACCCTGACCTGGTATGGCCGTCAGAAGCCGAAGAAATACAACTACAAAGGTGAAGCCGTCACCGGCAGTGAGAAGAATGAAGTCAGCCCGTATTCTGTGGTCGGCATGAGCGGCACCTACACCGCGACCAAAAATGTCAGCGTCACGGCGGGTATTGATAACGTCTTCGACAAACGCCAGTTCCGTGCGGGTAATGCCCAGACCGTGGGTAATGCCACCACCGGCGCCTATATGTACGGCGCAGGCGCGGCAACCTACAACGAGCCGGGCCGCACGTTCTATATGAGCCTGAATACGCACTTCTGA
- the gdhA gene encoding NADP-specific glutamate dehydrogenase translates to MDQIQSLEQFLSSVQQRDPHQVEFSQAVREVMTTLWPFLEQNPQYRRSALLERLVEPERVIQFRIAWVDDKNQVQVNRGWRVQFSSAIGPYKGGMRFHPSVNLSILKFLGFEQTFKNALTTLPMGGGKGGSDFNPKGKSEGEIMRFCQALMLELYRHLGPDTDVPAGDIGVGGREVGYMAGMMKKLSNNTASVFTGKGLSFGGSLIRPEATGYGLIYFTESMLKRHGLDFEGMRVAVSGSGNVAQYAIEKAMSLGARVITASDSNGTVVDEAGFTPEKLALLTEIKASRDGRVADYAQKLGLTYLEGQQPWNVPVDIALPCATQNELDADAARVLIANGVKAVAEGANMPTTIEATDLFTDAGVLFAPGKAANAGGVATSGLEMAQNAARLSWKAEEVDARLRHIMLDIHQSCVEYGGKSQQTQYVRGANIAGFVKVADAMLAQGVL, encoded by the coding sequence ATGGATCAGATTCAATCCCTCGAACAGTTCTTATCCTCAGTTCAGCAACGCGACCCGCATCAGGTCGAATTCTCCCAGGCCGTACGTGAAGTTATGACCACGCTATGGCCTTTCCTCGAACAAAATCCGCAATACCGCCGTTCTGCTTTACTCGAACGTCTGGTGGAGCCGGAACGTGTCATTCAGTTCCGTATCGCGTGGGTGGATGACAAAAATCAGGTGCAGGTGAACCGTGGCTGGCGTGTACAGTTCAGCTCGGCGATTGGCCCGTATAAAGGCGGCATGCGTTTCCATCCGTCGGTCAATTTATCGATTCTCAAATTCCTTGGTTTTGAGCAGACCTTTAAAAATGCCCTGACCACGTTGCCAATGGGCGGCGGAAAGGGCGGCAGTGATTTCAATCCGAAAGGCAAAAGCGAAGGCGAGATCATGCGTTTCTGTCAGGCGCTGATGCTGGAACTTTACCGTCATCTCGGCCCGGATACTGATGTGCCTGCGGGGGATATCGGCGTCGGCGGGCGTGAAGTCGGCTATATGGCGGGGATGATGAAAAAACTCTCCAACAACACTGCCAGCGTGTTCACCGGCAAAGGGTTGTCGTTCGGCGGCAGCCTGATCCGCCCGGAAGCCACAGGTTATGGCCTGATCTATTTCACTGAATCGATGCTTAAACGCCATGGCCTGGATTTCGAAGGTATGCGCGTGGCGGTGTCTGGTTCCGGTAACGTCGCACAATATGCAATTGAAAAAGCCATGTCACTGGGCGCACGGGTGATTACGGCGTCAGATTCTAACGGTACTGTCGTCGATGAAGCAGGCTTTACTCCTGAGAAACTGGCGCTGCTGACCGAAATCAAAGCCAGCCGCGATGGTCGCGTGGCGGATTACGCGCAAAAACTCGGGCTGACGTATCTTGAAGGGCAGCAGCCTTGGAACGTGCCGGTGGATATCGCGCTGCCTTGCGCCACGCAAAATGAACTGGATGCGGATGCGGCACGCGTGCTGATCGCCAATGGCGTGAAAGCGGTAGCCGAAGGCGCGAATATGCCAACCACGATTGAAGCGACGGATTTGTTCACCGACGCGGGCGTGTTGTTCGCACCGGGCAAAGCGGCGAACGCCGGTGGCGTGGCAACGTCAGGGCTGGAGATGGCGCAGAACGCTGCGCGTCTGAGCTGGAAAGCCGAAGAAGTGGATGCGCGTTTGCGTCACATCATGCTGGATATTCACCAGTCGTGTGTCGAATACGGCGGCAAAAGCCAGCAGACGCAGTATGTCCGTGGCGCAAATATCGCCGGCTTCGTCAAAGTCGCTGATGCCATGCTGGCGCAGGGCGTGCTGTAA
- a CDS encoding DUF2000 domain-containing protein, whose amino-acid sequence MNTPATILPSSPERCVIVINQQLAAGHAANAAAVLALTLGQRHPSLVGEPLIDADNRVHPGLIPIGISVLVADSEQLTHLHQHLLHDDEMDGIIFPVEGQQTTDYAAFREAVSVVPTDNLQLLGIALAGKKKVVRKLTGKLGLLG is encoded by the coding sequence ATGAATACGCCTGCAACCATTCTGCCTTCGTCACCGGAACGCTGCGTGATTGTCATCAACCAGCAACTTGCCGCCGGACATGCCGCCAATGCCGCCGCCGTTCTGGCCCTGACGCTCGGGCAACGCCATCCGTCGCTGGTGGGCGAGCCGCTGATTGACGCTGATAACCGCGTGCATCCGGGGCTGATCCCGATTGGCATCAGCGTGCTGGTTGCCGACAGCGAACAGCTCACGCACCTTCATCAGCACCTGCTTCATGATGACGAAATGGACGGAATTATTTTTCCGGTCGAAGGACAGCAAACCACGGATTACGCCGCGTTTCGCGAAGCGGTGTCTGTTGTGCCGACGGACAACCTGCAACTGCTGGGCATTGCGCTGGCGGGTAAAAAGAAAGTGGTGCGCAAGCTGACCGGAAAACTCGGTTTGCTCGGCTGA
- the malM gene encoding maltose operon protein MalM — protein MKKNLLSLCLSLSLLAAAPAVVNAAQNDANTAPAISSQTLRNLSWTPLVPPVTQDVTLGTSSVEINQGEIQGAVGAFALPADRGSLEITLTSIATGKTVYAPNVLVLDEQMRPAAFYPSSYFPYQKPGIVSSDRLEGTLKLTPALGQKQIYLLVYTTRQDLAETTQMVNPAKAFAAGVGNAVPDIPDPIARHTPTGTLSLKVTAEQKTGNVMIGQIFPSSAPAAAAPVVVGSTQAPAPAAAPAKPSEPMLSDSETYFNDAIKKAVKAGDVDKALKLLDEAERLGSKTARKTFIESVKH, from the coding sequence ATGAAAAAGAATCTGCTGTCACTGTGTCTGTCGCTGAGCCTGTTGGCTGCTGCCCCTGCGGTGGTGAACGCTGCGCAAAATGATGCGAATACTGCACCGGCTATTTCCAGCCAGACCTTACGCAACCTTTCATGGACGCCGCTGGTTCCGCCAGTGACGCAGGATGTAACGCTGGGGACGTCCAGTGTTGAAATCAATCAGGGTGAGATTCAGGGCGCCGTCGGGGCTTTCGCTTTACCTGCTGACCGGGGTTCGCTTGAAATTACGCTGACCAGTATCGCGACCGGTAAAACCGTGTATGCGCCAAATGTTCTGGTGCTGGATGAGCAGATGCGTCCGGCTGCGTTTTACCCTTCCAGCTATTTCCCGTATCAGAAACCAGGTATCGTCTCGAGCGATCGTCTGGAAGGCACACTGAAACTGACGCCGGCACTGGGTCAGAAACAAATTTATCTGCTGGTGTACACCACCCGTCAGGACTTAGCTGAGACCACGCAGATGGTGAACCCGGCGAAAGCCTTCGCCGCTGGCGTGGGTAACGCGGTGCCGGATATCCCGGATCCGATTGCCCGTCATACCCCGACCGGCACACTGAGTCTGAAAGTCACTGCCGAGCAGAAAACCGGTAACGTGATGATTGGTCAGATCTTCCCGTCTTCCGCACCGGCAGCCGCTGCACCCGTGGTGGTCGGCAGCACACAAGCGCCTGCACCTGCGGCGGCTCCGGCTAAACCGAGCGAGCCAATGCTCAGCGATTCAGAAACCTACTTTAACGATGCGATTAAGAAAGCAGTGAAAGCAGGGGACGTCGATAAAGCCCTGAAATTGCTGGACGAAGCCGAACGTCTGGGTTCCAAAACCGCCCGTAAAACCTTTATTGAAAGCGTGAAGCACTAA
- a CDS encoding maltoporin, whose translation MMITMRSSSLALAVAAGILSTQAMAVDFTGYARSGIGWTGSGGEQQCFKATGADSKYRLGNECETYAELKLGQEVWKEGDKSFYFDTNVAYSVSQQNDWESTDPAFREANVKGKNLIEWLPGSTMWAGKRFYQRHDVHMIDFYYWDISGPGAGLEDIDLGFGKLSLAATRNTESGGSYGYIADQRNEVPTSNDVFDVRLAGLQTNPGGVLELGVDYGRANARDGYSLADDATKDGFLVTAEHTQSIYNGYNKFVLQYAADSMTDPGQGAANGHSNGAAINNNGSMVRVLDHGAIDFNDTWSLMYVAMYQDVDRDNNNGTTWYTVGVRPMYKWTPIMSTLLEVGYDNVKSQRTGDKNGQYKVTLAQQWQAGDSIWSRPAIRVFATYANWDEKWGYDTDSGANNGLAMNDTSTTTYSRGNDDEITFGAQMEIWW comes from the coding sequence ATGATGATCACAATGCGTAGTTCTTCCCTGGCGCTGGCAGTGGCTGCTGGCATCCTTTCTACACAAGCAATGGCGGTGGATTTCACAGGTTATGCCCGTTCGGGTATTGGCTGGACCGGCAGCGGCGGCGAGCAGCAATGTTTCAAAGCGACAGGTGCAGACAGCAAATACCGTCTCGGTAACGAATGTGAGACGTATGCAGAGTTGAAACTGGGTCAGGAAGTGTGGAAAGAAGGGGATAAGAGCTTCTACTTCGACACCAACGTGGCGTATTCCGTTTCTCAACAGAACGACTGGGAGTCAACCGATCCGGCTTTCCGCGAAGCAAACGTGAAGGGTAAGAACCTGATCGAATGGCTGCCGGGTTCGACTATGTGGGCCGGTAAGCGTTTCTACCAACGTCATGACGTTCACATGATCGACTTCTACTACTGGGATATTTCAGGTCCTGGTGCGGGTCTGGAAGATATCGATCTGGGCTTCGGTAAACTGTCTCTGGCTGCCACCCGTAACACCGAAAGCGGCGGTTCATACGGTTATATCGCTGACCAGCGTAATGAAGTGCCTACCTCCAACGACGTGTTCGACGTGCGTCTGGCAGGCCTGCAAACTAACCCGGGCGGTGTGCTGGAGTTAGGGGTGGATTACGGTCGTGCTAACGCGCGTGATGGTTATTCACTGGCTGACGATGCGACCAAAGACGGCTTCCTGGTCACTGCGGAACATACGCAAAGTATTTACAACGGCTATAACAAATTCGTGCTGCAATATGCCGCAGATTCCATGACGGATCCGGGTCAGGGCGCGGCGAACGGCCACTCGAATGGTGCCGCCATCAACAACAACGGCAGCATGGTGCGTGTGCTCGACCACGGTGCTATCGACTTCAACGACACCTGGAGCCTGATGTACGTGGCGATGTATCAGGACGTTGACCGCGATAACAACAACGGCACCACCTGGTACACCGTCGGTGTCCGTCCGATGTACAAATGGACCCCGATCATGAGCACCTTGCTGGAAGTCGGTTACGACAACGTGAAATCCCAGCGTACCGGCGACAAAAACGGCCAGTACAAAGTCACCCTGGCGCAACAATGGCAGGCGGGCGACAGCATCTGGTCACGTCCGGCCATCCGCGTGTTTGCCACTTATGCGAACTGGGATGAAAAATGGGGCTACGACACTGACAGCGGCGCAAACAATGGCTTAGCGATGAACGACACCAGCACGACCACATACAGCCGTGGTAATGACGACGAAATAACCTTCGGCGCCCAAATGGAAATCTGGTGGTAA
- a CDS encoding methylated-DNA--[protein]-cysteine S-methyltransferase, producing the protein MENRFKRMASPVGLLTLAAKGDKLTAILWECEIDGRVPLGDMIEDPSFPILLKTEQQLNEYFAGKRTRFELELDFTGTEFQKEVWAALLEIPFGETRSYGEIARRIGRPKAVRAVGAANGRNPISIVAPCHRVIGASGKLTGFAGGLDNKLLLLKLEGRKS; encoded by the coding sequence ATGGAAAACAGATTCAAGCGGATGGCATCGCCAGTCGGGTTACTCACACTGGCGGCGAAAGGCGATAAGCTGACCGCTATTTTGTGGGAATGTGAAATCGACGGGCGCGTGCCGTTGGGCGATATGATTGAAGACCCGTCGTTTCCGATCTTGCTGAAAACCGAACAACAGCTGAACGAATATTTTGCCGGTAAGCGTACCCGTTTTGAGCTGGAACTCGATTTCACCGGCACCGAATTCCAGAAAGAAGTCTGGGCGGCGTTGCTGGAAATTCCGTTTGGTGAAACGCGCAGCTACGGCGAGATCGCCCGTCGTATCGGTCGCCCGAAAGCGGTTCGTGCCGTGGGCGCGGCCAATGGCCGCAACCCGATTTCTATCGTGGCGCCGTGTCACCGGGTGATTGGTGCTTCCGGGAAATTAACCGGCTTTGCTGGCGGGCTGGACAACAAGTTGTTGTTACTGAAGCTGGAAGGTCGTAAATCTTAG